From the Brassica napus cultivar Da-Ae chromosome A8, Da-Ae, whole genome shotgun sequence genome, one window contains:
- the LOC125577048 gene encoding putative defensin-like protein 29 encodes MASSKTCFFLVFLCLVVLLIPKSAQAEGGGKPYIQGGPCSQFPDCNQHCIDLKYPGGGKCIKVGQRSDYLTCACFE; translated from the exons atggcttcatcaaagacatgtttttttcttgtcttcttATGTCTCGTTGTTCTCTTGATTCCAA AATCTGCACAAGCGGAAGGTGGTGGAAAGCCCTATATTCAAGGAGGTCCCTGCTCGCAATTTCCAGACTGCAATCAACATTGCATTGACTTAAAATATCCAGGTGGAGGAAAATGCATCAAAGTGGGTCAACGTAGCGATTATTTGACATGTGCCTGTTTTGAATAA